Proteins encoded within one genomic window of Catharus ustulatus isolate bCatUst1 chromosome 10, bCatUst1.pri.v2, whole genome shotgun sequence:
- the THAP4 gene encoding peroxynitrite isomerase THAP4 isoform X3, whose translation MAGHGANTETPQLNPVMEPLSWMLGTWLSDPPGDGTFPTMKPFQYLEEVHISHVGQPMLNFSFNAFHPDTRKPMHRECGFIRLKPDTNKVAFISAQNTGLVEVEEGEVNGQELSIASHSIARISFAKKPHVEQITRKFRLNSDGKLEQTVSMATTTQPMTQHLHITYKKVTP comes from the exons AGACTCCCCAGCTGAACCCTGTGATGGAACCCCTGTCCTGGATGCTGGGCACCTGGCTCTCAGACCCACCAGGAGACGGCACCTTCCCTACCATGAAACCCTTCCAGTACCTGGAGGAAGTGCACATCTCTCACGTGGGGCAGCCCATGCTCAACTTCTC GTTCAATGCCTTCCACCCGGATACCAGGAAGCCCATGCACCGGGAATGTGGATTCATCCGCCTCAAACCTGACACTAACAAGGTGGCCTTCATCAGTGCCCAGAACACAG GTCTGGTGGAGGTGGAGGAAGGGGAGGTGAATGGACAAGAGCTGTCTATAGCTTCTCACTCCATAGCCAGGATCTCCTTTGCCAAGAAGCCCCATGTAGAGCAG ATTACCAGAAAATTCAGGCTCAATTCTGACGGGAAACTCGAACAAACTGTCTCAATGGCAACCACTACGCAGCCCATGACTCAGCACTTGCACATTACCTACAAGAAGGTGACACCCtga